The genomic DNA TCGCGCCAAGCCCGGCCGCCGCCGCGGAGAAGCCGAGCACGCGCTGCATGTACAGCTGCGACAGCACGAACAGCCCGCCGACCGCGGCCAGGAACAGCATCAGCATCAGGCAGGCGAGCGCAAACATCGGCCGCTGCACCAGCGCGCCCGGCACCAGCGGCGAGGCGACCCGGCGCTCGATCCACACGAACAGCGCGATCGCGACGCCCGCGCCCGCCAGCATCCCCAGCGTCGTCGTGCCGACGCCGAGCCGCCCGATCAGCGCGATGCCGCCGACCAGCAGCCCCATCCCGATCGTCGCCACGATCGCACCGCCGCCGTCGATCGGCTCGCCGCGCATCGTCGGCACCTTGGGCAGCCATGCGATTGCCATGCCCAGCGCCACGACCAGCAGCGGCACGTTGACGAGAAACGCCCCCCGCCAGCCAAAAGTCGTGACGATCCACCCGCCGCCAAGCAACCCGACGATCAGCGACACGCCCTGCGTAATGCCGAAAATGCCCAGCGCACGGTGCCGAACCGGCCCGTCGGGAATGAAGGCGGTGATCAGCGCGAACGCGCCGGGCGACAGCAGCGCGACCGCCAGCGCCTGCACCATGCGCGCGGCCAGCACGAGACCGAAGCTCGGCGCGAGACCCGCAGCGATCGACCCGAGCGTGAACAGCGTCAGCCCGAACCCCAGCGCACGGCGATGCCCGAACCGGTCGACCAGCTTGCCCCCGACGATCAGCGTGCCCGCCAGCACCAGCGTGTTCGCGGTGACCACCCATGCCAGCAAGGAGGGCGCGACGCCCAGGTCGCGGCCGATTGACGGCAATGCGATGCTGACGATCGCAAAGTCCGCGGTCAGGATCAGCTTGGTCAATGCCATCAGCGCGATCACGCGCCGGTGACCGCGCACATCGTTCGCGTCCATCGCCCTCTCCCGC from Sphingomonas radiodurans includes the following:
- a CDS encoding MFS transporter produces the protein MDANDVRGHRRVIALMALTKLILTADFAIVSIALPSIGRDLGVAPSLLAWVVTANTLVLAGTLIVGGKLVDRFGHRRALGFGLTLFTLGSIAAGLAPSFGLVLAARMVQALAVALLSPGAFALITAFIPDGPVRHRALGIFGITQGVSLIVGLLGGGWIVTTFGWRGAFLVNVPLLVVALGMAIAWLPKVPTMRGEPIDGGGAIVATIGMGLLVGGIALIGRLGVGTTTLGMLAGAGVAIALFVWIERRVASPLVPGALVQRPMFALACLMLMLFLAAVGGLFVLSQLYMQRVLGFSAAAAGLGAMPYAIAVIAGGQIAPTLLARVPMRSALLGAGLVNLTGLAWLALSMGQPYAASIAPGMMICALGSVSAFIVLMQAATAPLMPREQGVGTALLFTAQQVGTGLGATITLMLLDPGSSELVASDFRTPFLALAGGIAVALASLVVTRPIRAATPIPDPL